The following proteins come from a genomic window of Yinghuangia sp. ASG 101:
- a CDS encoding phenylacetate--CoA ligase family protein has protein sequence MIRDRYFEPDVETMPRPRLEERQEQRVLELVPYAYTNSAFYRELWDAHGVHPRDIRSLEDFRERIPFIDKDMLRAYRTKKGDPFAGLLCVPPGRLSSVTSSSGTTGDPEFFAEIWGDGPPLVSASLRDLWEVGVRPGDRVLSPSGTFRNLMDYGYQALGAVVVSADTWFGRMAETLELVRRHRPAYIQLMYPQLVELERLAHEHDLKEVFSSLKGASCAGQPISPRMRAQVRDEWGIELFEYTSAADTGTAWECGEHNGFHLWEDTVFAECVNPATLEAVPDGDLGELVATDLDNSAAPLIRYRSEDLARLSRETCGCGRTHSRMWVSGRRGDETLVDGRTVALRDVWQAVEAQPETVAGVFQIVRAQREVERLHVRVGYDPSVTEDTSDLAVRLREEIRKQTGADPELELHTEDELMATVRSVAKFPRVVKA, from the coding sequence TTGATCCGTGACAGATACTTCGAACCCGACGTGGAGACGATGCCGCGACCGCGGTTGGAGGAACGGCAGGAGCAGCGGGTACTCGAACTGGTCCCCTACGCCTACACGAACTCCGCCTTCTACCGTGAGCTGTGGGACGCCCATGGGGTGCACCCCCGCGACATCCGCTCCCTGGAGGATTTCCGGGAGCGGATCCCCTTCATCGACAAGGACATGCTCCGCGCCTACCGGACGAAGAAGGGGGACCCGTTTGCCGGCCTGCTGTGCGTACCGCCGGGTCGGCTCAGCTCGGTGACGTCCAGTTCCGGCACCACCGGCGACCCGGAGTTCTTCGCCGAGATCTGGGGCGACGGCCCTCCCCTGGTCTCCGCCTCACTGCGCGACCTGTGGGAGGTGGGCGTACGACCGGGAGACCGTGTGCTGAGTCCGTCCGGTACCTTCCGCAACCTGATGGACTACGGCTACCAGGCGCTGGGGGCCGTGGTGGTGTCGGCCGACACCTGGTTCGGGCGCATGGCCGAGACCCTCGAACTCGTGCGCCGCCACCGTCCCGCCTATATCCAGCTCATGTATCCGCAACTCGTCGAGTTGGAGCGCTTGGCGCACGAGCACGACCTGAAGGAGGTGTTCTCCTCGCTCAAAGGGGCATCGTGCGCGGGCCAGCCGATCAGCCCACGTATGCGTGCCCAAGTGCGGGATGAGTGGGGCATCGAACTCTTCGAGTACACCAGCGCGGCCGACACCGGGACAGCCTGGGAGTGCGGTGAGCACAACGGCTTCCACCTGTGGGAGGACACCGTCTTCGCCGAGTGTGTCAACCCGGCGACGCTGGAGGCCGTGCCGGATGGCGACCTGGGGGAGCTGGTCGCCACCGACCTGGACAACTCGGCGGCACCACTGATCCGCTACCGCAGCGAGGATCTGGCCCGCCTCAGCCGTGAGACATGCGGCTGCGGACGCACGCACAGCCGCATGTGGGTGTCCGGACGACGCGGCGACGAAACCCTCGTGGACGGACGCACCGTTGCGTTGCGCGACGTGTGGCAGGCGGTGGAGGCCCAACCCGAGACCGTCGCCGGCGTCTTCCAGATCGTCCGTGCCCAGCGCGAGGTGGAGCGGCTGCACGTCCGCGTCGGCTACGACCCTTCGGTCACCGAGGACACGTCGGACCTCGCCGTACGACTGCGCGAGGAGATCAGGAAGCAGACGGGAGCGGATCCCGAACTGGAGCTGCACACCGAGGACGAGCTCATGGCGACCGTGCGCAGTGTGGCGAAATTCCCGAGGGTGGTGAAGGCCTGA
- a CDS encoding SDR family NAD(P)-dependent oxidoreductase yields the protein MKSKHPFDLTGHVALVTGGNSGVGLGMAEGLARAGADVCIWGRNPKKNEDAVKRLTAHGGRVASFEVDISDEEAVVAGFARILGEFGRLDSCLANAALANSMTNPAYLDSTLEQWRSLMRVDLDGAYLTTREAARIMVRQGDGGSIVLTSSIAALFGSPREQAYAAAKAGLLALARSLAVEFGRHRIRANAVLPGWTRSPVFDAWLENPAVEEKVMARIPLRRWGTPEDWAGVAVYLAGDASSFHTGDCLRIDGGYGVF from the coding sequence GTGAAATCGAAGCATCCCTTCGACCTCACCGGCCATGTTGCCTTGGTGACCGGAGGCAACTCGGGCGTCGGACTGGGTATGGCCGAGGGGTTGGCCCGTGCAGGTGCCGACGTCTGCATCTGGGGGCGCAACCCGAAGAAGAACGAGGACGCGGTCAAGCGCTTGACGGCCCACGGAGGCCGCGTCGCGAGCTTTGAGGTGGACATCAGCGACGAGGAGGCCGTCGTCGCGGGGTTTGCCCGAATCCTCGGCGAGTTCGGCCGACTCGACTCCTGCCTCGCCAATGCGGCTCTGGCCAACTCGATGACCAACCCCGCCTACCTGGACTCCACGCTGGAGCAGTGGCGCAGCCTCATGCGGGTCGACCTCGACGGCGCCTATCTCACCACGCGGGAGGCCGCCCGGATCATGGTTCGGCAGGGCGACGGCGGCAGCATCGTGCTCACCTCCAGCATCGCCGCCTTGTTCGGCTCGCCACGGGAGCAGGCGTACGCCGCGGCCAAGGCAGGGCTCCTGGCCCTGGCCCGTTCGCTGGCGGTGGAGTTCGGTCGGCACCGGATCCGGGCCAATGCGGTCCTCCCGGGATGGACGCGCTCGCCGGTCTTCGACGCGTGGTTGGAGAACCCGGCCGTCGAGGAGAAGGTGATGGCCCGGATTCCGCTGCGCCGCTGGGGCACGCCCGAGGACTGGGCCGGGGTCGCGGTGTATCTGGCGGGCGACGCCTCTTCCTTCCATACAGGCGACTGCCTGCGCATCGACGGCGGATACGGAGTCTTCTGA
- a CDS encoding enoyl-CoA hydratase-related protein gives MITGAGPAFCAGLDLKVFAAAGADRETVRVLLHRFGQLGKPLVGAVNGPAVAGGLELALCCDFLIGAPRAMFADTHVGIGAFPGGGMTARLGRAVGVRNAKAISLAGVRLDAEAALRTGLLTEIVEPDRLVARARELAGRMAAANPELVTVVRRLHDRSQDKPLADAVAEESDELRRWRAAHQLGWNVPQGGSGVAREEQA, from the coding sequence GTGATCACCGGAGCCGGACCCGCATTCTGCGCCGGCCTGGATCTGAAGGTCTTCGCCGCGGCCGGCGCCGACCGGGAAACCGTTCGCGTCCTTCTCCACCGTTTCGGACAGTTGGGCAAGCCGCTCGTCGGGGCGGTGAACGGCCCGGCCGTCGCAGGCGGCTTGGAGCTGGCCCTGTGCTGCGACTTCCTGATCGGCGCCCCACGGGCGATGTTCGCGGACACACACGTAGGGATCGGCGCCTTTCCCGGGGGTGGCATGACGGCACGACTGGGCCGTGCGGTCGGCGTCCGGAACGCCAAGGCGATCAGCCTGGCCGGAGTGCGACTCGACGCCGAGGCCGCCCTGCGCACGGGGCTGCTCACCGAGATCGTCGAACCGGACCGGTTGGTGGCTCGGGCCCGAGAGCTGGCGGGCCGCATGGCTGCCGCCAACCCGGAGCTGGTGACCGTTGTGCGGCGCCTTCACGACCGCAGCCAGGACAAACCGTTGGCGGACGCGGTCGCCGAAGAGTCGGACGAGCTGCGCCGCTGGCGGGCAGCACATCAACTCGGATGGAACGTACCGCAAGGCGGCTCAGGCGTGGCACGGGAGGAGCAGGCATGA
- a CDS encoding alpha/beta hydrolase domain-containing protein — protein MATATALPGRRPSPTEPNNLGSLDFAYDLRNLGYIEEEFLLSGTAHAYELIGGRGGDGQWSACRSASAPFTTRLVVRRPTDSARFSGTVLAEWLNVSGGTDLGHEWIFLHRHLIRRGDAWVGVSAQKAGIDGGSVLAGEAGVGEHLKRVDPARYAGLSHPGDAWAYDIFAQAGATIRDAASGVLGELRTRRLIAAGFSQSATFLTTYVNAIDALIPVIDGFLLHSRSAWGAEFDGRMAPGVDVAATRAERIRDDPRVPVVVLQTETDVLLLGSGRIAQPDSEHVRLWEPAGAAHVDTYLLFAAPHDDGTLPPERLAQLLRPTTQLPQGRTAELVNAAPQHHYVAHAAYESLVRWVAHAAPPPVTPRMNLSADRTGFEPDEHGNATGGIRTPWMDVPTARLSGMNRASARLAKVFGTSAPFGQADVEALYPGGSNDYMQAFAKALDETISNGFILDADRAEILALAEASYPRASQ, from the coding sequence ATGGCAACCGCGACCGCATTGCCGGGACGGCGACCGTCCCCGACAGAACCCAACAATCTGGGCTCCCTCGACTTCGCCTACGACCTCAGGAATCTGGGGTACATCGAGGAGGAGTTCCTCCTCAGCGGCACCGCCCACGCCTACGAGTTGATCGGGGGCCGCGGTGGCGACGGACAGTGGAGTGCCTGCCGGAGCGCATCGGCTCCCTTCACCACGCGTCTCGTGGTGCGCCGCCCCACCGACTCGGCGCGCTTCAGCGGGACCGTTCTCGCCGAGTGGCTGAACGTCAGCGGAGGAACGGACCTGGGTCACGAGTGGATTTTCCTGCACCGGCACCTGATCCGCCGTGGCGACGCCTGGGTGGGCGTCTCCGCCCAAAAGGCGGGAATCGACGGCGGCAGTGTGCTGGCCGGAGAAGCCGGCGTGGGTGAGCACCTGAAGAGGGTTGACCCCGCACGCTATGCAGGTCTCTCGCATCCCGGCGACGCCTGGGCGTACGACATCTTCGCCCAAGCCGGCGCCACCATCCGAGACGCGGCGTCCGGTGTGCTCGGCGAGCTACGGACCCGCCGGCTCATCGCAGCGGGCTTTTCCCAGTCGGCGACCTTCCTGACGACCTATGTCAACGCGATCGACGCTCTCATCCCGGTTATCGACGGGTTCTTGCTCCACTCCCGCAGCGCTTGGGGAGCCGAGTTCGACGGCAGGATGGCACCCGGCGTCGATGTGGCCGCCACGCGGGCCGAGCGTATCCGAGATGACCCACGCGTGCCGGTCGTGGTGCTGCAGACCGAGACCGATGTGCTGCTCCTCGGCAGCGGCCGGATCGCTCAACCCGACAGTGAGCATGTCCGCCTCTGGGAACCGGCCGGTGCCGCTCACGTCGACACCTACCTCCTGTTCGCCGCTCCCCACGACGACGGAACACTGCCCCCGGAGCGGTTGGCCCAGCTTCTGCGTCCGACCACACAACTGCCGCAAGGCCGAACCGCCGAGCTTGTCAACGCCGCCCCGCAGCACCACTACGTCGCCCATGCCGCGTACGAAAGTCTGGTCCGATGGGTCGCGCATGCGGCGCCCCCGCCAGTCACGCCACGGATGAACCTGTCGGCGGACCGTACCGGCTTCGAGCCGGACGAGCACGGAAACGCCACCGGTGGCATCCGCACGCCCTGGATGGATGTTCCGACCGCGCGGTTGTCCGGCATGAACCGGGCAAGTGCCCGTCTGGCCAAAGTGTTCGGCACGAGCGCCCCGTTCGGGCAGGCAGACGTCGAAGCCCTCTATCCAGGCGGCTCCAACGATTACATGCAGGCGTTCGCCAAGGCGCTCGATGAGACGATCAGCAACGGATTCATCCTCGACGCGGATCGGGCGGAGATCCTGGCTCTGGCCGAAGCGTCCTACCCCCGAGCCTCTCAGTAG
- a CDS encoding aldehyde dehydrogenase family protein has protein sequence MELGGKSANLIFEDADIEAACVHGAFLSVGFLAGQGCSFPTRMLVQRPRYDEAVERVAALAKSFTIGDPLEGALVGPVISQAAVDRILGMIERAPAQGARLVSGGARLGGDLADGYFIEPTVFADVDPHSELAQGEVFGPVLSIIPFDTENEAIEIANSTPYGLAAYVRTNDLARAHRVAEQLGAGDIMINGAQNLYVNRPFGGFGRSGFGKEGGRQESRSYCASKVSASASKTRAGPAASSDRSG, from the coding sequence ATGGAACTCGGGGGCAAGTCGGCCAACCTGATCTTCGAGGACGCGGACATTGAAGCGGCGTGTGTGCACGGCGCCTTCCTGTCCGTGGGTTTCCTCGCGGGCCAAGGCTGCTCGTTCCCGACCCGGATGCTGGTGCAACGCCCGCGCTACGACGAGGCCGTCGAACGCGTCGCGGCACTGGCCAAAAGCTTCACCATCGGCGACCCGTTGGAAGGCGCGCTCGTCGGCCCGGTCATCAGTCAGGCCGCGGTCGACCGCATCCTGGGCATGATCGAGCGCGCACCTGCCCAGGGCGCCCGGCTGGTGTCCGGCGGTGCCCGGCTCGGCGGCGACCTCGCGGACGGCTACTTCATCGAACCGACGGTCTTCGCTGACGTGGACCCGCACTCCGAACTCGCCCAGGGCGAGGTCTTCGGCCCGGTCCTGTCGATCATTCCGTTCGACACCGAGAACGAGGCCATCGAGATCGCCAACTCGACCCCTTACGGCCTTGCCGCGTACGTTCGCACCAACGACCTGGCGCGCGCCCACCGGGTCGCTGAACAACTCGGCGCCGGCGACATCATGATCAATGGCGCGCAGAACCTCTACGTCAACCGTCCGTTCGGCGGCTTCGGACGCAGTGGCTTCGGCAAGGAAGGCGGCCGGCAGGAATCGAGGAGTTACTGCGCCTCAAAGGTGTCGGCATCGGCATCCAAAACGCGGGCGGGACCGGCGGCTTCCTCTGACCGATCCGGCTGA
- a CDS encoding aldehyde dehydrogenase family protein: MANAPAVDRSVPTVRLHIGDRKLTSGSGGTHNRINPCTGRADGVIPLAGEQEIDEAVRAAHEAFPVWRATAPAEKRRLLLRLADLVDENAAELARLSCIDTGMTYMPDPGLMSEWPRYYAGWTDKLSSDVVAGIAATGEFSYTIAQPYGVIGAIVTWNGPVGDIGMKVPAALAAGNTTVIKPPEITPYACELFMDLVGRAGFPSGVINLLPGNAEAGAALVAHPLVQKITFTGARPPRNASLSPAPSR, encoded by the coding sequence ATGGCGAACGCACCTGCCGTCGACCGATCGGTTCCGACGGTGCGGCTCCACATCGGCGACCGCAAACTCACCTCGGGCAGCGGGGGAACCCACAACCGGATCAACCCCTGCACCGGTCGGGCCGACGGCGTCATTCCGCTCGCCGGTGAACAGGAGATCGACGAGGCCGTGCGGGCCGCGCACGAGGCCTTCCCCGTCTGGCGGGCCACGGCACCGGCAGAGAAGCGCCGCCTGCTGCTGCGCCTCGCCGACCTCGTCGACGAGAACGCCGCCGAACTGGCCCGACTCAGCTGCATCGACACCGGCATGACGTACATGCCGGACCCAGGCCTCATGTCGGAGTGGCCCCGCTACTACGCCGGCTGGACCGACAAGCTGTCGTCCGACGTCGTGGCCGGCATCGCCGCCACCGGCGAGTTCTCTTACACGATCGCCCAGCCCTACGGCGTCATCGGCGCCATTGTGACCTGGAACGGCCCTGTCGGCGACATCGGCATGAAGGTGCCCGCGGCGCTGGCGGCCGGCAACACGACGGTGATCAAGCCCCCGGAGATCACGCCGTACGCCTGCGAACTCTTCATGGACCTGGTCGGCCGGGCCGGTTTCCCCTCCGGAGTCATCAACCTCCTGCCGGGCAATGCCGAGGCCGGTGCCGCACTCGTCGCCCACCCCCTGGTGCAGAAGATCACGTTCACCGGGGCCCGGCCACCGCGCAACGCATCCTTGAGTCCTGCGCCAAGTCGATGA
- a CDS encoding aldehyde dehydrogenase family protein gives MDLDLHRRKAESVLPRPRLVIGADDVTEASGGVYEHVNPATGLVQARIPLAGAEEVDRAVAAARAAFEVWGTMRPADRRRLLVRFAQLVREHIEDFAAICPLENGIPLGGWAESVGPRVAEWTEYYAGWADKIEGMVGAAYSPHENVEYTVAEPYGVIGHIITWNSPALSLAMKVPPALAAGNTVVIKPAESTPFSALLFTDLARQAGIPDGVINVVTGLGDAGEALIAHPGVDKISFTGGPATARKIMTTAAQSLKPVLFELGGKSANLLFADADLDSVIPYCAAFSMANSGQGCALPTRLLVERSIYDEVVEKAVATIAALPVGDPLDPTTYIGPLVNAAARDRVRSVIDQAVADKSGRLVHGGEPIDSDGYFVAPTVFADVDNDSALAQHEVFGPVLAIASFDTEDEAVTLANASEYGLSAYIQSSDVRRINRLVPRLKAGTVFVNPGPTPITCAATPFGGVGISGFGREGGKAGLDEFIMVKGVGIGRL, from the coding sequence GTGGACCTGGATCTGCACCGGCGGAAGGCCGAGAGCGTACTGCCTCGCCCGCGCCTGGTCATCGGCGCCGACGACGTCACCGAGGCGAGCGGCGGTGTGTACGAACACGTCAACCCCGCCACCGGCCTCGTACAAGCACGCATTCCCTTGGCCGGTGCCGAGGAGGTCGACCGCGCCGTTGCGGCGGCCCGCGCCGCGTTCGAGGTATGGGGCACGATGCGTCCGGCGGACCGTCGGCGGCTCCTGGTCCGGTTCGCGCAACTGGTCCGCGAGCACATCGAGGACTTCGCGGCGATCTGCCCGCTGGAGAACGGCATCCCCCTCGGCGGTTGGGCCGAGAGCGTCGGCCCGCGCGTCGCGGAATGGACCGAGTACTACGCCGGCTGGGCGGACAAGATCGAGGGCATGGTGGGCGCGGCCTACAGCCCGCACGAGAACGTCGAGTACACGGTCGCCGAGCCGTACGGCGTCATCGGGCACATCATCACCTGGAACTCGCCCGCGCTGTCGCTGGCCATGAAGGTCCCCCCGGCGCTCGCCGCCGGAAACACCGTGGTGATCAAACCCGCCGAGAGCACCCCCTTCTCCGCACTCCTGTTCACCGACCTCGCCCGCCAGGCCGGCATCCCCGACGGCGTCATCAACGTCGTCACCGGCCTGGGAGACGCGGGCGAAGCACTCATCGCGCATCCCGGCGTGGACAAGATCTCCTTCACCGGCGGACCGGCCACCGCGCGCAAGATCATGACCACCGCGGCACAGAGCCTCAAGCCCGTGCTCTTCGAACTGGGCGGCAAGTCCGCGAACCTGTTGTTCGCGGACGCCGACCTCGACTCGGTCATCCCCTACTGCGCCGCCTTCTCGATGGCAAATTCCGGCCAGGGCTGCGCACTTCCCACCCGCCTGCTGGTCGAGCGCTCCATCTACGACGAGGTGGTCGAGAAAGCGGTCGCCACCATCGCGGCGCTGCCCGTCGGCGATCCCCTCGACCCCACCACCTACATCGGGCCGCTCGTCAACGCCGCGGCCCGGGACCGCGTGCGGTCCGTCATCGACCAGGCCGTCGCCGACAAGTCCGGACGTCTGGTCCACGGCGGCGAACCGATCGACTCCGACGGCTACTTCGTCGCGCCCACGGTGTTCGCGGACGTCGACAACGACAGTGCCCTGGCTCAGCACGAGGTGTTCGGTCCGGTGCTGGCCATCGCTTCGTTCGACACCGAGGACGAAGCGGTGACGCTGGCCAACGCCAGCGAGTACGGCCTGTCCGCGTACATCCAGTCCAGCGATGTGCGCCGCATCAACCGGCTCGTCCCGCGCCTGAAGGCCGGCACGGTCTTCGTCAACCCCGGCCCCACCCCCATCACGTGCGCCGCCACACCGTTCGGCGGCGTCGGCATCAGCGGGTTCGGCCGCGAGGGCGGCAAGGCGGGCCTCGACGAATTCATCATGGTCAAGGGCGTGGGCATCGGTCGCCTCTGA
- a CDS encoding GMC family oxidoreductase has translation MAEFDYIIVGAGSAGCVLAHRLSEDPGTTVLLLEAGARDTSPLFTIPKGFGKLLGDPGKVWHYPVEPINSHGKVEHWVRGKTLGGSSSVNGMVYNRGHKADYDELERLGNPGWGWDTILPIFKRIEDNRLGASAVRGEGGPLPVSTAAADRDQLCDEVIAAGERLGWRRTDDLNSGDDERIGYSMATIKNGQRFSAARVFLRPVAKRPNLTVSVNSQVTQVVLEHGRAVGVRARRNGAETEFRARREVILSAGSIATPQLLQLSGIGPREVLKSAGVDVRVDSPNVGTRMLEHRCIVAQFRLVDDLGYNRMLSTPLRQNVSGVKYLMTRRGPLAAPAFNVIGFFKSKPELERPDSQMLIAPISLGPDVPGKETQVEREPGIMGLAFVLRPTSEGALHITSADPDAPLTIKANYFQTEYDRTVGVSLLHRMRELFGTDPVARRINFESLPGVSVRDDDDILNAGIEHGRCGYHAVATCAMGPGEDDVVDAELRVRGVDGLRIVDCSVMPTMVSGNLNGPIMAMAWRAADLILDGA, from the coding sequence GTGGCAGAGTTCGACTACATCATCGTCGGGGCGGGCTCGGCGGGATGCGTTCTCGCCCACCGCCTTTCCGAAGACCCGGGTACGACCGTCCTGTTGCTGGAGGCCGGGGCGCGCGACACCTCGCCGCTGTTCACGATCCCCAAGGGGTTCGGGAAACTGCTGGGCGATCCGGGAAAGGTGTGGCACTACCCGGTGGAGCCGATCAACTCCCATGGCAAGGTCGAGCACTGGGTCCGAGGAAAGACGCTCGGGGGATCCAGCTCGGTCAACGGCATGGTGTACAACCGCGGCCACAAGGCGGACTACGACGAACTCGAACGCCTCGGCAACCCCGGGTGGGGATGGGACACCATCCTGCCGATCTTCAAGCGGATCGAGGACAACCGGCTCGGGGCGTCGGCGGTCCGCGGTGAGGGTGGCCCCCTCCCGGTGTCCACGGCCGCCGCCGACCGCGATCAGCTCTGCGATGAGGTGATCGCGGCCGGGGAGCGGCTCGGGTGGCGTCGGACGGACGACCTCAACTCCGGCGACGACGAACGTATCGGCTACTCCATGGCCACCATCAAGAACGGACAGCGTTTCAGCGCCGCCCGCGTGTTCCTGCGTCCGGTGGCCAAGCGTCCGAACCTTACGGTGTCGGTGAACTCCCAGGTGACGCAGGTGGTGTTGGAACACGGCCGCGCGGTCGGGGTGCGCGCGCGCCGAAACGGCGCGGAGACCGAGTTCCGCGCCCGGCGTGAGGTGATCCTGTCCGCCGGCAGCATCGCCACGCCGCAACTCCTCCAACTCTCCGGCATCGGGCCCCGCGAGGTACTGAAGTCCGCCGGCGTCGATGTGCGCGTCGACAGCCCGAACGTGGGCACCCGGATGCTTGAGCACCGCTGCATCGTCGCGCAGTTCCGGCTGGTGGACGACCTCGGGTACAACCGGATGCTGAGCACCCCGTTGCGGCAGAACGTGTCCGGCGTGAAGTACCTGATGACGCGGCGCGGGCCACTGGCGGCACCGGCCTTCAATGTCATCGGCTTTTTCAAGAGCAAGCCGGAGTTGGAGCGCCCGGACTCCCAGATGCTCATCGCACCCATCTCCCTGGGACCGGACGTGCCGGGCAAGGAGACCCAGGTCGAACGGGAGCCGGGCATCATGGGTCTGGCCTTCGTCCTGCGGCCCACCTCGGAAGGGGCGCTGCACATCACGTCGGCTGACCCGGACGCGCCGTTGACGATCAAGGCGAACTACTTCCAGACCGAGTACGACCGCACGGTGGGGGTCTCGCTCCTGCACCGGATGCGCGAGCTGTTCGGCACGGACCCCGTGGCGCGACGGATCAATTTCGAGTCCTTGCCCGGTGTCTCGGTCCGGGACGACGACGACATCCTCAACGCGGGAATCGAACACGGGCGCTGCGGATACCACGCGGTCGCCACCTGCGCCATGGGCCCGGGAGAGGACGACGTCGTCGACGCCGAGCTGCGCGTCCGCGGCGTCGACGGACTGCGGATCGTCGACTGCTCGGTCATGCCGACGATGGTGTCCGGCAATCTCAACGGTCCCATCATGGCCATGGCCTGGCGCGCCGCCGACCTGATTCTCGATGGGGCCTGA
- a CDS encoding ferredoxin, which yields MRPSSQSPSTEVVLRILFDRERCQGHAMCAFAGPDAYPLDDSGHNELPPDSPVDPGLADQARQGALQCPERAITITDA from the coding sequence ATGCGCCCATCGAGCCAATCGCCTTCCACGGAGGTTGTGTTGCGCATTCTCTTCGATCGCGAGCGTTGTCAGGGGCATGCGATGTGCGCCTTCGCGGGCCCCGACGCCTATCCGCTCGACGACTCCGGCCACAACGAACTTCCCCCCGACTCCCCGGTGGACCCGGGGCTGGCCGACCAGGCACGACAGGGTGCCCTCCAATGCCCCGAGCGGGCGATCACCATCACGGACGCATGA
- a CDS encoding cytochrome P450, giving the protein MDEARFDSRLSSLAMAVRDLSDPQAIYAQKAGEVRSERIDGVVHLYRHDDIVRINRHPGILGNGGRGGSFATGKPLIPLEIDGPDHAKWRRLLDPFFAPKQVRLLEESVRALTRELVRTFHEAGETELYESFCVPLPCLTFLRLIGAPVEDLDFFLEFKDGVIHPQGETVEEIEANMAVAGAKLYEYFGSFLPERRAEKEPRHDVISALLAAEMDGAPIPDEDLLNILFLLMFAGLDTVTSAMSCMFAWLARHPDERRLIVADPALVPGTVEELLRYESPVPAGMRFSTADIDLGDGLVIKEGDAIHAVWAAANVDPTAFEDPLRVDIHRARHTHIAFASGMHRCLGSHLARLELRLAIEEFHRLIPEYEVPPGAQLKYGNVAVRAVQHLPLRWDTTSP; this is encoded by the coding sequence GTGGACGAAGCACGGTTCGACTCCAGGCTGTCGTCACTGGCGATGGCCGTACGCGACCTCTCCGATCCCCAGGCCATCTACGCCCAGAAGGCGGGCGAGGTCAGGTCCGAGCGGATCGACGGTGTGGTGCACCTGTACCGGCACGACGACATCGTGCGCATCAACCGGCACCCCGGAATTCTGGGAAACGGCGGCCGGGGCGGCAGCTTCGCCACCGGAAAACCGCTGATCCCGCTGGAGATCGACGGACCCGACCACGCCAAGTGGCGGCGCCTGCTGGACCCGTTCTTCGCCCCGAAGCAGGTGCGGCTGCTTGAGGAGTCGGTGCGTGCACTGACCCGGGAACTCGTCCGGACCTTCCACGAGGCCGGCGAGACGGAGCTGTACGAGAGCTTCTGCGTCCCCCTGCCCTGCCTGACGTTCCTCCGGCTGATCGGCGCGCCGGTGGAGGACCTGGACTTCTTCCTGGAGTTCAAGGACGGCGTGATCCACCCGCAAGGGGAGACCGTCGAGGAAATCGAAGCCAACATGGCGGTGGCCGGCGCCAAGCTCTACGAGTACTTCGGGTCGTTCCTGCCCGAGCGCCGCGCCGAGAAGGAACCCCGGCATGATGTGATCAGCGCCCTGCTCGCCGCGGAGATGGACGGCGCCCCGATCCCGGACGAGGACCTGCTGAACATCCTGTTCCTGCTGATGTTCGCCGGCCTGGACACGGTCACGTCCGCTATGTCGTGCATGTTCGCCTGGCTCGCCCGGCATCCCGACGAACGCCGCCTCATCGTCGCGGACCCGGCACTCGTCCCGGGCACCGTCGAGGAACTGCTGCGCTACGAGTCCCCGGTCCCCGCGGGCATGCGCTTCAGCACGGCCGACATCGATCTCGGCGACGGATTGGTGATCAAGGAGGGCGACGCCATCCACGCCGTGTGGGCGGCGGCGAACGTGGATCCGACCGCGTTCGAGGACCCGCTGCGGGTCGACATCCACCGTGCGCGGCACACCCACATCGCGTTCGCGAGCGGCATGCACAGGTGTCTGGGGTCCCACCTCGCACGACTCGAACTCAGGCTCGCCATCGAGGAGTTCCACCGCCTGATCCCGGAGTACGAGGTGCCCCCCGGCGCACAGCTCAAGTACGGCAACGTCGCCGTACGCGCGGTTCAGCACCTGCCCCTGCGCTGGGACACGACAAGCCCGTGA